The following are encoded together in the Sphaerodactylus townsendi isolate TG3544 linkage group LG14, MPM_Stown_v2.3, whole genome shotgun sequence genome:
- the NAA20 gene encoding N-alpha-acetyltransferase 20 isoform X1: MTSLRAFTCNDLFRFNNINLDPLTETYGIPFYLQYLAHWPEYFIVAEAPGGELMGYIMGKAEGSVAREEWHGHVTALSVAPEFRRLGLAAKLMELLEEISERKGGFFVDLFVRVSNQVAVNMYKQLGYSVYRTVLEYYSASNGEPDEDAYDMRKALSRDTEKKSIIPLPHPVRPEDIE; the protein is encoded by the exons ATGACTTCGCTGCGGGCTTTCACTTGTAACGACCTCTTCCGCTTCAACAATAT CAATTTAGACCCTCTCACAGAGACG TACGGGATTCCATTTTACTTACAGTACTTGGCCCACTGGCCAGAGTATTTTATTGTTGCGGAAGCACCTGGTGGCGAACTAATGGGTTACA TTATGGGGAAAGCGGAAGGCTCAGTGGCCAGAGAGGAGTGGCATGGCCACGTTACTGCCCTCTCTGTCGCGCCTGAATTTCGCCGGCTGGGTTTGGCTGCTAAGCTAATGGAGTTGCTTGAAGAAATATCAGAAAG AAAGGGCGGATTTTTTGTGGACCTCTTTGTAAGAGTATCGAATCAAGTTGCCGTGAATATGTACAAACAACTCGGCTACAGCGTGTACAGAACGGTGCTAGAATATTACTCTGCCAGCAACGGGGAGCCTGATGAAGATGCTTACG ATATGAGGAAAGCCCTGTCGCGAGACACAGAGAAGAAATCAATTATACCATTGCCTCATCCCGTCAGACCGGAAGACATTGAATAA
- the NAA20 gene encoding N-alpha-acetyltransferase 20 isoform X2, with protein sequence MRVEHALGISLNLDPLTETYGIPFYLQYLAHWPEYFIVAEAPGGELMGYIMGKAEGSVAREEWHGHVTALSVAPEFRRLGLAAKLMELLEEISERKGGFFVDLFVRVSNQVAVNMYKQLGYSVYRTVLEYYSASNGEPDEDAYDMRKALSRDTEKKSIIPLPHPVRPEDIE encoded by the exons ATGCGTGTCGAGCACGCGCTTGGTATTTCTCT CAATTTAGACCCTCTCACAGAGACG TACGGGATTCCATTTTACTTACAGTACTTGGCCCACTGGCCAGAGTATTTTATTGTTGCGGAAGCACCTGGTGGCGAACTAATGGGTTACA TTATGGGGAAAGCGGAAGGCTCAGTGGCCAGAGAGGAGTGGCATGGCCACGTTACTGCCCTCTCTGTCGCGCCTGAATTTCGCCGGCTGGGTTTGGCTGCTAAGCTAATGGAGTTGCTTGAAGAAATATCAGAAAG AAAGGGCGGATTTTTTGTGGACCTCTTTGTAAGAGTATCGAATCAAGTTGCCGTGAATATGTACAAACAACTCGGCTACAGCGTGTACAGAACGGTGCTAGAATATTACTCTGCCAGCAACGGGGAGCCTGATGAAGATGCTTACG ATATGAGGAAAGCCCTGTCGCGAGACACAGAGAAGAAATCAATTATACCATTGCCTCATCCCGTCAGACCGGAAGACATTGAATAA
- the CRNKL1 gene encoding crooked neck-like protein 1, which translates to MASTAAGKQRIPKVAKVKNKAPAEVQITAEQLLREAKERELELLPPPPQQKITDEEELNDYKLRKRKTFEDNIRKNRTVISNWIKYAQWEESLKEVQRARSIYERALDVDYRNVTLWLKYAEMEMKNRQVNHARNIWDRAITTLPRVNQFWYKYTYMEEMLGNVAGARQVFERWMEWQPEEQSWHSYINFELRYKEVDRARTIYERFVIVHPDVKNWIKYARFEEKHSYFAHARKVFERAVEFFGEDHMDEHLYVAFAKFEENQKEFERVRVIYKYALDRIPKHEAQELFKNYTIFEKKFGDRRGIEDIIVSKRRFQYEEEVKANPHNYDAWFDYLRLMESDANHDAVREVYERAIANVPPIQEKRHWKRYIYLWINYALYEELEAKDPERTRQVYQACIELIPHKKFTFAKMWLLYAQFEIRQKSLPFARRALGTSIGKCPKNKLFKGYIELELQLREFDRCRKLYEKFLEFAPENCTSWIKFAELETILGDVDRARAIYELAIGQPRLDMPEVLWKSYIDFEIEQEEYENTRNLYRRLLQRTQHVKVWISFAQFEFSAGKDDSLARCRQIYEDANKTMRNCEEKEERLMLLESWGNFEEEFGTESSKERVDKLMPEKVKKRRKLQAEDGSDAGWEEYYDYIFPEDAANQPNLKLLAIAKLWKKQQQDDNPERDPDKDVDESSP; encoded by the exons ATGGCGTCTACGGCGGCCGGGAAGCAGCGAATCCCCAAAGTGGCgaag gtgAAAAACAAAGCGCCAGCAGAGGTCCAGATCACAGCTGAGCAGCTCTTAAGAGAAGCCAAGGAAAGGGAGCTAGAGCTTCTCCCGCCGCCCCCTCAGCAGAAGATCACAGATGAAGAAGAGCTGAATGATTACAAACTCCGAAAAAGAAAA ACGTTTGAAGATAATATACGGAAGAATCGGACTGTTATCAGTAACTGGATCAAATACGCACAATGGGAGGAAAGCCTCAAAGAAGTACAAAG GGCTCGTTCCATTTACGAGCGTGCTCTAGATGTGGACTACCGAAATGTGACTCTTTGGCTGAAATATGCCGAGATGGAAATGAAGAACCGACAGGTAAATCACGCCCGAAATATCTGGGATCGCGCTATCACTACCCTACCAAGAGTCAACCAGTTCTG GTACAAATACACTTACATGGAAGAGATGCTGGGAAATGTTGCAGGAGCCCGACAGGTGTTTGAGCGCTGGATGGAATGGCAGCCCGAGGAACAGTCATGGCATTCCTACATTAACTTTGAGCTGCGATACAAGGAAGTGGACAGAGCGCGCACCATTTATGAGCGAt TTGTAATTGTGCATCCGGATGTTAAAAACTGGATCAAGTACGCCCGCTTTGAAGAAAAGCACAGTTACTTTGCCCACGCAAGGAAAGTCTTTGAGAGAGCAGTGGAGTTTTTTGGAGAAGACCATATGGATGAACATCTGTACGTCGCTTTTGCCAAATTTGAAGAGAACCAGAAAGAG TTTGAAAGAGTGAGGGTGATCTACAAATACGCCTTGGATCGAATCCCAAAGCACGAGGCCCAGGAATTGTTCAAAAATTACActatttttgaaaagaaatttggGGACCGTCGAGGAATCGAGGACATCATTGTCAGCAAGCGGCGGTTCCAGTATGAAGAGGAAGTGAAG GCTAATCCACATAACTATGACGCCTGGTTTGATTACTTGCGGCTCATGGAAAGCGACGCCAATCACGACGCAGTCCGCGAGGTTTACGAAAGAGCCATTGCGAACGTTCCTCCAATCCAAGAAAAAAGACACTGGAAGAGATATATCTATTTGTGGATCAACTACGCCCTGTACGAAGAGCTGGAGGCGAAG GATCCAGAGCGGACAAGGCAAGTGTACCAAGCCTGCATTGAGCTCATTCCTCACAAAAAG TTTACGTTTGCCAAAATGTGGCTGCTGTATGCTCAGTTTGAAATAAGGCAGAAGAGTCTCCCGTTTGCCAGGAGAGCACTG GGAACTTCTATAGGCAAATGTCCAAAGAACAAGCTCTTCAAAGGCTACATCGAGCTAGAACTGCAGCTGCGAGAATTCGACCGTTGCCGGAAGCTCTATGAGAAGTTTCTGGAATTTGCCCCAGAAAACTGCACCTCCTGGATCAAGTTTGCTGAGCTGGAGACCATCCTGGGTGACGTCGACAGAGCCAGAGCAATCTATGAATTGGCCATCGGCCAGCCACGACTGGACATGCCAGAG GTTCTTTGGAAATCTTACATTGACTTTGAGATTGAACAGGAAGAGTACGAGAACACGAGAAACCTTTATCGGCGATTGCTCCAGAGAACACAGCACGTCAAG GTGTGGATCAGTTTCGCCCAGTTCGAGTTCTCAGCAGGGAAAGATGACAGCCTGGCCCGGTGCAGGCAGATCTACGAAGATGCCAATAAAACGATGAGAAACtgtgaggagaaagaggagaggcTGATGCTTCTGGAATCCTGGGGGAActttgaagaggagtttggaaccGAATCCAGCAAAGAGCGGGTGGACAAACTCATGCCAGAGAAAGTCAAGAAGCGGAGAAAGCTTCAGGCCGAAGATGGG TCTGATGCTGGCTGGGAAGAATATTACGACTACATTTTCCCCGAGGATGCTGCCAACCAGCCCAACCTCAAACTGCTGGCGATAGCGAAGCtgtggaaaaagcagcagcaggacgACAACCCAGAGAGAGACCCAGACAAGGACGTCGACGAAAGCAGCCCCTGA